A single genomic interval of Aedes aegypti strain LVP_AGWG chromosome 1, AaegL5.0 Primary Assembly, whole genome shotgun sequence harbors:
- the LOC5573327 gene encoding uncharacterized protein LOC5573327 — translation MSNTKIPLIPNEKIFFQEESTRRKPLNYADARHRQHSSGASSSSDSRRPPFLTPQKFSWLLRHSAAVAEHMDPDAFVEFEVLQQISGASKDRMLELIAQDQKGRYEIRGEEVRAVNGHSVHFCDNYEVLSGERRPEFLYHATNDKALPLIMAGALKRMGRHYIHMYDGPPQKTSVRYRILRIRPLPGHTLYRTKNGYILCREDIPAEFIEVWN, via the coding sequence ATGAGCAATACGAAGATTCCCCTCATACCGAACGAGAAGATATTCTTCCAAGAAGAATCGACACGTCGGAAACCTTTGAACTATGCTGATGCTCGCCACCGTCAACATTCATCCGGTGCCTCTTCTTCATCCGACTCTCGTCGCCCACCTTTTCTGACACCGCAGAAATTTTCCTGGCTGTTGAGACACTCGGCAGCCGTGGCCGAGCACATGGACCCGGATGCCTTCGTGGAGTTCGAGGTGCTGCAGCAAATCAGTGGCGCCAGCAAGGATCGCATGCTAGAGCTGATAGCCCAGGATCAGAAGGGGCGATACGAGATACGCGGAGAAGAGGTCCGTGCAGTCAACGGCCATAGTGTGCACTTTTGCGATAACTACGAAGTGCTTTCGGGGGAACGACGGCCGGAGTTTCTGTACCATGCCACCAATGATAAGGCCCTGCCGCTGATAATGGCCGGGGCACTCAAACGGATGGGTCGCCATTACATTCACATGTACGACGGGCCACCGCAGAAGACTTCGGTGCGCTATCGAATTCTACGGATTAGGCCTCTTCCGGGGCATACGCTGTACAGGACGAAGAACGGATATATTCTCTGTCGGGAGGATATACCGGCGGAGTTCATTGAAGTTTGGAATTGA